The Anaerolineae bacterium genome includes a region encoding these proteins:
- a CDS encoding polymer-forming cytoskeletal protein, which produces MSFFGGRRQQEDSESKSATPSKPAAPPPRQPIGFETVLGSGTRISGDFTGSGNARFDGVLEGSLEIDGNILIGETAKITADIHARNISIAGAVRGNVHGNKVQILRTGRVWGDIHATAITTEEGAFIDGKISMVGHEATVERLEVSVTPPLPEPAITLEEPDFMAAVDAEREREAAATGAAEEEETPTLILGEAEAEAVEEPAEEQEDRREDLPVDDEGAVG; this is translated from the coding sequence ATGTCGTTTTTTGGTGGACGCAGGCAACAGGAAGACAGCGAAAGCAAATCCGCGACGCCCAGCAAACCCGCCGCCCCGCCGCCCCGCCAGCCGATCGGCTTCGAAACCGTCCTGGGATCGGGTACCCGGATCAGCGGCGACTTTACCGGCTCTGGCAATGCCCGCTTTGACGGCGTCCTGGAAGGCTCGCTGGAGATCGATGGCAACATCCTGATCGGCGAGACAGCCAAGATCACCGCCGACATTCACGCCCGCAACATCTCTATCGCCGGGGCGGTACGCGGCAACGTGCACGGTAACAAGGTGCAGATTCTGCGTACTGGCCGGGTCTGGGGCGATATCCATGCTACCGCCATCACGACGGAAGAAGGCGCTTTCATCGATGGCAAGATCAGCATGGTCGGCCACGAAGCCACTGTGGAACGCCTGGAAGTATCGGTGACCCCACCCCTGCCGGAGCCAGCCATTACACTGGAGGAGCCGGACTTCATGGCGGCGGTCGACGCTGAGCGCGAACGTGAGGCCGCTGCTACTGGCGCGGCTGAAGAAGAGGAAACGCCCACCCTGATCCTGGGCGAGGCGGAAGCTGAAGCAGTAGAAGAACCGGCTGAAGAGCAAGAAGACCGCCGGGAAGACCTGCCCGTTGACGATGAGGGGGCCGTCGGCTGA